Proteins encoded within one genomic window of Cucumis sativus cultivar 9930 chromosome 3, Cucumber_9930_V3, whole genome shotgun sequence:
- the LOC101202987 gene encoding putative receptor protein kinase ZmPK1: MFISALLISLLLSPSLAWPEGTTTLTQGNSIDVEDENQFLTSTNGIFSSGFYKVGNNSFSFSIWFARSADKTVVWMANRDNPVNGKQSKLRLNFNGNLVLTDADGSFTWSTNTITTQQVELKLLDNGNLVLVNQIGVFLWQSFDFPTDTLLPQQQFLKNSTLVSIKTPGTYSSGFYFFKFNDDNVLNIIYNSPSLSSIYWPDPGKNVFDNGRSRYNSSRVAILNDMGRFESTDNLNFNAIDYGFGPKRRLTMDFDGVLRLYSLVESTGSWEITWLPDGPLDACLVHGLCGEFGICSYTPLPTCICPPGFIRNHPSDWSKGCKPSFNLSCDSKDLDFIQLPRTDYYGYDLVGFARGVSVETCRNSCLNSCQCLGFGYSTDGLGLCFPKGVLRNGNRKPDTMRLMHIKIPKGRPKTELKEEFSNDLKCSASEIVRNTEIFPENKIKFRYMGLLIAFVAIAGFIELIFFGFGWWNVFRKRVNEELVNMGYIVLAMGFKRFTYAEMKRATRNFKQVIGKGGFGTVYRGELDDGRIVAVKRLEGILQGDAEFWAEVSIIGKINHKNLVKLWGFCAEEKHKILVYEFVKNGSLDKLLFSNNSSQPLGLEQRYEIAVGTAKGLAYLHEECLEWVLHCDVKPQNILLDEELEPKVADFGMSKLFKEIDENGFSRVRGTRGYLAPEWMMDQKIDAKADVYSYGIVLLELVSGKSASNFQSSSNSMDFRYSNLVSWMIDNVEKGKMEDAIDPRLEESEKDVRKIEMLVRVGLLCVKEDRNLRPAMSRVVELLTSFQGTSPF; encoded by the coding sequence ATGTTTATCTCTGCCCTTCTAATTTCTCTCCTTCTTTCACCATCCTTGGCTTGGCCTGAAGGAACGACGACCTTAACTCAAGGAAACTCCATTGACGTTGAGGACGAGAATCAGTTCTTAACTTCCACAAATGGAATATTTTCTTCTGGGTTTTACAAAGTGGGCAACAATTCCTTCTCCTTTTCAATATGGTTCGCAAGATCTGCTGATAAGACCGTCGTTTGGATGGCAAACAGAGACAACCCAGTTAACGGAAAGCAATCAAAATTGAGACTCAACTTCAACGGAAATTTGGTACTCACCGATGCCGATGGTTCGTTCACATGGTCTACCAACACCATCACTACACAGCAAGTTGAGCTTAAGCTTCTTGACAATGGAAATCTTGTACTGGTGAATCAAATTGGGGTTTTTCTTTGGCAGAGCTTCGACTTCCCAACAGATACTCTGCTTCCACAGCAACAATTTCTCAAGAATTCCACTTTAGTCTCCATTAAAACTCCAGGTACTTACTCATCTGGGTTTTATTTCTTCAAGTTCAATGACGACAATGTTCTAAATATCATTTATAATAGCCCTTCGCTTTCTAGTATCTACTGGCCTGATCCTGGTAagaatgtgtttgataatgGTCGAAGTCGTTATAACAGTTCCAGAGTAGCCATTTTGAACGATATGGGGAGGTTTGAATCCACTGATAACTTGAATTTCAATGCTATTGATTATGGGTTTGGTCCAAAGAGGAGATTAACCATGGATTTCGATGGAGTTTTGAGATTGTACAGCCTTGTTGAATCAACTGGCAGTTGGGAAATCACTTGGCTTCCTGATGGACCGTTAGATGCTTGTTTGGTTCATGGGTTGTGTGGAGAATTTGGGATTTGTTCGTATACTCCATTACCTACGTGCATTTGCCCCCCGGGTTTCATTAGAAACCATCCATCGGATTGGAGTAAGGGCTGCAAaccttcttttaatttgagcTGTGATTCCAAGGATTTGGATTTCATTCAACTTCCTCGTACGGATTATTATGGTTATGATTTGGTGGGTTTCGCCAGAGGAGTCAGTGTTGAAACTTGTCGGAACTCTTGTCTCAACAGTTGTCAATGTTTGGGGTTTGGATATTCAACGGATGGCTTAGGACTATGCTTTCCTAAAGGAGTTCTTCGTAATGGGAATCGAAAACCCGATACCATGAGACTAATGCATATCAAAATTCCAAAGGGCAGACCAAAAACGGAgttgaaggaagaattttcaaatgatttgaaaTGCTCTGCTTCAGAAATTGTTCGAAACACAGAAATATTcccagaaaacaaaattaaatttcggTATATGGGATTATTGATTGCGTTTGTAGCCATTGCTGGGTTCATTGAGTTAATTTTCTTCGGTTTCGGGTGGTGGAATGTCTTTCGAAAGCGAGTTAACGAAGAGTTGGTTAACATGGGTTACATTGTTTTAGCCATGGGATTCAAAAGATTCACATACGCAGAAATGAAGAGAGCAACAAGAAATTTCAAACAAGTAATAGGAAAAGGAGGATTTGGAACAGTTTATAGAGGAGAATTAGACGATGGAAGAATCGTGGCAGTGAAGAGATTGGAAGGCATTTTACAAGGAGATGCAGAGTTTTGGGCAGAAGTTAGCATAATCGGAAAGATAAACCACAAGAACTTAGTGAAATTATGGGGTTTTTGTGCTGAGGAAAAGCATAAGATATTAGTTTATGAGTTCGTGAAAAATGGGTCTTTAGATAAACTTCTATTCTCCAATAATTCATCACAACCATTGGGATTGGAACAGAGATATGAAATAGCAGTTGGAACAGCGAAGGGTTTAGCGTATTTACACGAAGAATGTCTAGAATGGGTTCTTCATTGTGATGTGAAGCCTCAAAACATACTTCTTGATGAAGAGTTAGAACCAAAAGTGGCAGATTTTGGAATGTCGAAGCTATTTAAGGAGATCGATGAAAATGGATTCTCAAGAGTGAGAGGGACAAGGGGTTATTTGGCTCCAGAATGGATGATGGATCAAAAAATTGATGCAAAGGCAGATGTTTACAGTTATGGGATTGTTTTGTTGGAGCTTGTGAGTGGAAAATCTGCATCTAATTTTCAATCATCTTCAAATTCTATGGATTTCAGATACAGTAATTTAGTGAGTTGGATGATTGATAATGTGGAGAAAGGGAAGATGGAGGATGCGATTGATCCTAGATTGGAAGAAAGTGAGAAGGATGTTAGAAAGATTGAGATGTTGGTGAGAGTGGGTTTACTTTGTGTGAAGGAAGATAGAAATTTGAGGCCTGCAATGAGTAGAGTTGTGGAACTTCTCACATCCTTTCAAGGAACAAGCccattttga